A stretch of Fusarium fujikuroi IMI 58289 draft genome, chromosome FFUJ_chr10 DNA encodes these proteins:
- a CDS encoding related to integral membrane protein PTH11 has protein sequence MSDPVVEGWTLYAVGFASTILRFYARMRVDGLRSLQAEDYLMAISIAFYTIQTTLAYNIGILAHGLANNGMADAQRAALLSSDPEYDFRIIGSKIQVAGWTIYSALIWSLKLSMLYFYTRLTTGLGRPYRIRIYVGFGLVIGTFIATMIAIFAGCRPFHKYWQINPDPGNSCQPAISKPIVWVSFAANISTDIYLIAIPLPMLWGSSLKMIKKIASTIVLGAGIFVLVCATLKSVFVLVDPVHGAELAGSWGTREAFVAVMTTNLPILFPLFRVWLTPIFGSVLRSSHKTSYQYPSGFQTIGGGGRSGKSNDPSRRGPPTANPLSANLSFNNSEERIVKAEAHRMNDLTDYSASKGIIVSNVVEVIHEDKKGGSSRSREGSEGSW, from the exons ATGTCAGACCctgttgttgaaggttgGACGCTGTATGCGGTCGGCTTCGCTTCGACAATCCTCAGGTTTTATGCTCGTATGAGAGTGGATGGCTTGAGAAGTCTTCAGGCTGAAGATTATCTCATGGCCATTTCTATT GCCTTTTACACAATACAGACAACCCTTGCATACAACATCGGGATCCTTGCCCATGGTCTCGCAAACAATGGAATGGCGGACGCTCAGAGAGCGGCATTGTTATCTAGCGATCCAGAATATGACTTCAG GATAATTGGCTCCAAGATCCAGGTTGCCGGCTGGACCATATACTCTGCTCTTATTTGGTCCTTGAAGTTGTCCATGTTATACTTCTACACTCGTCTGACG ACTGGGCTTGGCCGACCTTATCGCATCCGGATATACGTGGGTTTCGGCCTTGTCATCGGCACTTTCATCGCGACCATGATAGCCATATTTGCTGGTTGTCGGCCTTTTCACAAGTACTGGCAGATCAACCCGGATCCTGGTA ACTCGTGTCAACCAGCCATCTCCAAACCTATTGTTTGGGTGTCATTTGCAGCCAATATCTCAACTGATATCTATCTTATCGCAATTCCCCTCCCCATGCTTTGGGGATCGAGCTTGAAaatgatcaagaagatcgctTCTACGATTGTGCTTGGGGCCGGTATCTTTGTACTCGTCTGCGCAACCTTGAAGAGTGTTTTCGTCCTTGTG GATCCCGTTCATGGAGCCGAGCTTGCTGGAAGCTGGGGCACTCGCGAAGCCTTTGTCGCCGTAATGACCACTAATCTGCCGATTCTCTTTCCGCTCTTCAGGGTCTGGCTCACGCCAATCTTCGGGAGTGTCTTGCGCTCCTCTCACAAGACGTCTTATCAATATCCTTCCGGGTTTCAGACAATCGGTGGAGGAGGACGCAGCGGCAAAAGCAACGACCCGAGCCGACGAGGACCACCGACCGCGAACCCCTTATCGGCGAATTTGTCATTCAATAACAGCGAAGAAAGGATCGTAAAGGCGGAAGCCCACCGTATGAATGACTTGACGGATTATAGCGCGTCCAAAGGGATTATAGTTTCGAATGTGGTTGAAGTAATTcatgaagacaagaaaggcGGTAGTAGTAGGAGCAGAGAAGGTTCTGAAGGGTCGTGGTAG
- a CDS encoding D-mannonate oxidoreductase family protein has product MTQRLKLNSSNLSAIASQQGDQKVKVPSYDRKSLKEGIVHVGVGGFHRAHLAVYVDNLLEKHGERDWAICGIGLRPNDAAMRDVLNAQDHLYTVIERSAKGSFADVVGSINSFIFAPDDREAVIAKMAHPDTHIVSLTITESGYYYNENTHQLKDDHPDIQHDLKPENENAPISTFGFLYAALARRHAEGRKPFTVLSCDNMQKNGTITRNMLTSFAKLRNPELAKWIDEEGAFPNAMVDRITPSTSENDIKSLAENFGIEDAWPVVTEPFMQWVVEDKFADGRPPFEKVGVQVVHDVHDVEQFEKHKLRLLNASHSAMAYPGQLAGFKYVHEVMEHPIYRKFVWQMMQEEVKPLLPEIPGVDIDQYCNTLMERFSNPTIMDQIPRVALNASGKIPQFIMPSIAENIWVTGPFRRLCFVAAGWFIYINGVDDKGNTFEVDDPMREKLQALAKEGGKDPRSILSVRELFGDDLRGDQRFLDEVTKAMELITKDGVMETIPKYVN; this is encoded by the coding sequence ATGACACAACGCCTaaagctcaacagcagcaacctcTCCGCTATTGCGTCACAGCAGGGAGAccagaaggtcaaggtccCCTCCTACGACCGCAAGTCCCTCAAGGAGGGCATTGTCCACGTCGGAGTCGGTGGTTTCCACAGAGCCCATTTGGCCGTCTACGTAGACAATCTGCTCGAGAAGCACGGTGAGCGCGATTGGGCCATCTGCGGTATCGGCCTGCGACCCAACGATGCCGCCATGCGCGATGTCCTCAACGCCCAAGACCACCTCTACACAGTCATTGAGCGCTCTGCAAAGGGCAGCTTCGCCGACGTCGTCGGCAGCATCAACTCCTTCATTTTCGCTCCCGATGACCGTGAGGCCGTCATCGCAAAGATGGCTCATCCCGATACACACATTGTGTCTCTGACTATTACTGAGAGTGGCTACTACTACAACGAGAACACCCATCAATTGAAGGACGACCACCCCGACATTCAGCACGATCTTAAGCCCGAGAACGAGAACGCCCCCATTAGCACTTTCGGCTTCCTCTACGCCGCTCTGGCCAGACGTCACGCTGAGGGCCGCAAGCCCTTCACCGTCCTGTCATGCGATAACATGCAGAAGAATGGAACCATCACCCGCAATATGCTCACATCTTTCGCCAAGCTCCGCAACCCTGAGCTTGCCAAGTGGATCGACGAGGAGGGTGCTTTCCCCAACGCCATGGTTGATCGCATCACCCCCAGCACCTCTGAGAACGACATCAAGTCGCTCGCTGAGAACTTCGGTATCGAGGATGCTTGGCCCGTTGTCACCGAGCCTTTCATGCAGTGGGTCGTTGAGGACAAGTTCGCGGATGGCCGCCCTCCATTCGAGAAGGTCGGTGTCCAGGTTGTCCATGATGTGCACGACGTCGAGCAGTTTGAGAAGCACAAACTCCGTCTTCTCAACGCGAGTCACTCCGCCATGGCTTACCCCGGACAGCTTGCTGGCTTCAAGTACGTTCATGAGGTCATGGAGCACCCCATCTACCGCAAGTTCGTCTGGCAGATGATGCAGGAGGAGGTCAAGCCTCTTCTCCCCGAGATTCCAGGCGTCGACATCGATCAGTACTGCAACACCCTCATGGAGCGATTCTCCAACCCCACCATCATGGATCAGATTCCCCGTGTCGCTCTCAACGCCTCCGGCAAGATCCCTCAGTTCATCATGCCCTCCATTGCCGAGAACATTTGGGTTACTGGCCCCTTCCGCCGCTTGTGTTTCGTCGCTGCTGGCTGGTTCATCTACATCAACGGAGTCGATGACAAGGGCAACACCTTCGAGGTTGACGATCCCATGCGCGAGAAGCTTCAAGCTCTGGCCAAGGAGGGTGGCAAGGATCCCCGCTCTATTCTCAGCGTCCGAGAGCTGTTCGGTGATGATTTGCGAGGCGACCAGCGCTTCCTGGACGAGGTGACCAAGGCCATGgagctcatcaccaaggatgGTGTGATGGAGACCATCCCCAAGTATGTCAACTAA
- a CDS encoding related to integral membrane protein PTH11 encodes MASLHLYSRTGPPPYPNPLSLPTAPLQQKGLAALFIFPALSIIIVSMRMYSRVTSRTVGLDDWLVLAALFFALMMIGPLYMFMKLNYWGFHERDVPKDFNLAAGFWWNFLVQMFYNPVLALVKASILVFLLRLGGHKTNVRYAIYGLNIFNAAHAVAIFFTALFQCWPIEANWDFPLRKEPGVHCVNNWFHVIASCITIVTDFLVVALPFWIFLGLTMRWATKIAVLSVFLLGSVVGVIGIIRVISIYHQLVQGPSPGEDSFYSVLPVWGAVETNLAIICASVPALRPLFRRWFPALFGGSSDAPSGTPYGGQYANNSRGTGGMRSHNHDDIRLKDLRVSRTQHTEIRSVSPTGSEEEIMTYNGIMRTTNVQVAYENASKATVSESRTSSEIRFESKASEVRSGI; translated from the exons ATGGCCTCATTACATCTATACAGTCGAACAGGACCACCGCCCTATCCTAATCCTTTGAGTCTTCCTACGGCTCCTCTTCAGCAAAAGGGCCTAGCTGCGCTTTTCATCTTTCCGGCTTTATCGATCATCATTGTGTCTATGCGCATGTACAGTCGCGTGACCTCACGGACTGTTGGATTAG ATGACTGGCTCGTGCTGGCAGCTTTG TTCTttgccttgatgatgattggacCTCTTTACATGT TTATGAAGCTCAATTACTGGGGATTCCACGAGCGGGATGTCCCAAAAGACTTCAATCTTGCCGCTGGCTTCTGGTGGAACTTTCTCGTGCAGATGTTCTACAATCCCGTCTTGGCACTCGTCAAGGCCTCGATTCTAGTGTTCCTCCTTCGCTTGGGTGGCCATAAAACCAACGTGCGATACGCCATATACGGgctcaatatcttcaatgCTGCGCATGCTGTAGCCATTTTCTTCACAGCTCTCTTCCAATGCTGGCCCATTGAGGCCAATTGGGACTTCCCCCTGCGAAAGGAACCTGGCGTTCATTGTGTCAATAACTGGTTCCATGTCATTGCATCTTGCATCACAATCGTGACAGACTTCCTGGTCGTTGCGCTCCCTTTCTGGATCTTCCTTGGCTTGACCATGCGATGGGCGACCAAGATTGCTGTCCTGAGTGTGTTTTTGTTGGGTAGCGT AGTTGGTGTCATCGGCATCATCCGTGTCATCTCCATCTATCACCAACTCGTCCAGGGGCCGAGTCCCGGCGAAGACAGCTTCTACTCCGTCCTTCCCGTCTGGGGTGCCGTCGAAACGAACCTTGCCATCATCTGCGCATCGGTCCCTGCTCTCCGACCGCTTTTCCGACGATGGTTCCCTGCTCTCTTTGGAGGAAGCTCAGACGCACCATCTGGAACTCCATACGGCGGCCAATATGCCAACAATTCCCGCGGAACAGGTGGAATGCGATCACATAACCACGATGACATTCGTCTAAAAGACCTTCGAGTTTCGCGAACCCAACATACTGAGATTCGCAGTGTTTCACCGACCGGatctgaggaagagatcatgACATATAACGGAATTATGCGGACTACGAATGTTCAGGTTGCATATGAGAATGCTTCAAAGGCCACTGTCTCAGAGTCGAGGACTTCCAGCGAGATACGGTTCGAAAGCAAGGCGTCGGAGGTTAGGTCTGGGATTTAG
- a CDS encoding related to the plant PR-1 class of pathogen related proteins — MHFSSFIVSMVAAGAMAAPHGSWGNSNKHYKVVTEYEYVTHYVTAGGNAPQATYAPEQPAAPVQEEQPAPVVVVKKPKQNPAPQPEEEEPVTTQEEAPAATQPSSDSGSGSSNLDADQQKALDLHNEARKAVGNEPLSWDDSLASGAQEWADHLAQLGSLQHSGGDDGENLYMGSGSNPYASAVEAFLSEKSQYNGEAISGSNYMSFGHYTQCVWKTTTKVGMAVAKDSSGASWVVARYQKPGNMIGDKPY, encoded by the exons ATGCAtttctcaagcttcatcGTTTCCATGGTGGCCGCTGGCGCCATGGCCGCTCCCCACGGCAGCTGGGGCAACTCCAACAAGCACTACAAGGTCGTTACCGAGTATGAGTACGTCACTCACTACGTGACCGCTGGAGGCAACGCTCCCCAGGCCACCTACGCTCCCGAGCAGCCCGCCGCCCCCGTCCAGGAGGAGCAGCCCGCtcccgtcgtcgtcgtcaagaagcccaagcagAACCCTGCTCCCCAgcccgaggaggaggagcccgTCACCACTCAGGAGGAGGCCCCTGCTGCCACTCAGCCCAGCTCCgactctggctctggatCTTCCAACCTCGACGCTGATCAGCAGAAGGCTCTCGACCTCCACAACGAGGCCCGCAAGGCTGTCGGTAACGAGCCTCTCTCTTGGGACGACTCTCTTGCCTCCGGTGCCCAGGAGTGGGCCGACCACCTTGCTCAGCTCGGCAGCCTCCAGCACTCTGGGGGTGACGATGGCGAGAACCTCTACATGGGCAGCGGCTCCAACCCCTACGCTTCTGCTGTTGAGGCTTTCCTGAGCGAGAAGAGCCAGTACAACGGCGAGGCCATCTCCGGCTCCAACTACATGTCCTTCGGTCACTACACCCAGTGCGTCTGGAAGACCACCACCAAGGTCGGTATGGCCGTCGCCAAGGACAGCTCCGGTGCCTCTTGGGTTGTCGCCCGTTACCAGAAGCCCGGTAACAT GATCGGTGACAAGCCTTACTAA
- a CDS encoding related to oxidoreductase: protein MHFSSKVLAAVAAWSTAVTCATTPFARTDAIGTCSEDLSQLGKKLSKSAKVYCPGSAEFEKATTRWSVLDAPKVNIVVVPGTEKDVASTVKYANSKNLPFLAYNTAHGAITTLGRMDHGIEIYLSQLNKVEVAADGKTVTIGGGTRSKEVTDTLWAANKQTVTGTCECVSYMGPGLGGGHGWLQGHHGIIADQWVSLNIVLADGSFKTINKKSDLWWALKGAGHNFGIVTSITSKVYEIQHRDWAIETLVFSGEHVEKLYHTANEHLLRKQPEGVINWSYWVHDPTADPENPVILFWLIQEGVKSIDPKISKPFHDLKPIAISPESGDYRDLAKWTQIDVDAVPCQKNGFVNPRFPLYLQEYNVSAMKNAWNLFAKETGPDTPFNTSIFMFEGYSTQAVRGTNAKSAAFAFRHENILTAPLITYKPGDAELDKKAASVGNELRHILHRASGQYHMSVYVNYAFGNEDPISWYGKENWRQERLKSLKNKYDPKGKFSFFGPVA, encoded by the exons ATGCATTTCTCAAGTAAAGTCCTTGCTGCGGTGGCAGCTTGGAGTACTGCAGTCACATGCGCGACAACTCCTTTTGCTCGTACCGATGCCATTGGGACATGTTCTGAAGACCTGAGCCAACTTGGTAAGAAGTTATCCAAGTCGGCCAAGGTCTACTGTCCTGGATCTGCCGAGTTTGAGAAGGCTACCACTCGTTGGTCCGTTCTGGATGCCCCCAAGGTCAACATTGTTGTCGTTCCTGGTACAGAAAAGGATGTCGCTTCGACT GTCAAATATGCCAACTCCAAGAACCTCCCTTTCCTCGCCTACAACACTGCTCATGGAGCCATCACCACTTTGGGTCGCATGGACCATGGTATTGAGATTTATCTCAGCCAGCTGAACAAGGTCGAGGTCGCTGCTGACGGCAAGACGGTCACAATTGGTGGCGGCACAAGGTCTAAAGAAGTCACCGACACACTTTGGGCTGCCAACAAGCAAACCG TGACCGGAACATGTGAGTGCGTTAGCTATATGGGTCCAGGCCTTGGTGGTGGACATGGCTGGCTCCAAGGCCATCACGGTATCATCGCAGATCAGTGGGTCTCGCTCAACATAGTCTTGGCTGATGGATCgttcaagaccatcaacaagAAGTCCGATCTCTGGTGGGCCCTCAAGGGCGCTGGCCACAACTTTGGTATTGTGACTTCTATCACTTCCAAGGTGTATGAGATCCAGCACCGAGACTGGGCCATCGAGACACTTGTTTTCAGTGGCGAGCACGTCGAGAAGTTGTATCATACCGCCAATGAGCATCTCCTTCGGAAGCAGCCTGAGGGCGTCATTAACTGGTCCTACTGGGTCCATGACCCTACTGCGGACCCCGAAAAC CCTGTCATCCTCTTCTGGCTCATCCAAGAAGGCGTGAAGAGCATCGATCCCAAGATCTCTAAGCCTTTTCACGATCTGAAGCCCATTGCTATCTCTCCCGAGTCTGGAGACTACCGTGATCTTGCCAAGTGGACACAAATCGATGTCGATGCTGTCCCATGCCAGAAGAATGGTTTTGTCAACCCCCGCTTCCCTCTCTACCTTCAGGAGTACAATGTCTCCGCCATGAAGAACGCATGGAATCTCTTTGCCAAAGAGACGGGGCCTGATACTCCTTTCAATACTTCCATCTTCATGTTTGAGGGTTACTCCACCCAGGCCGTTCGAGGCACTAATGCCAAGAGTGCTGCCTTCGCCTTCCGTCATGAGAACATCCTCACTGCTCCCTTGATTACATACAAACCTGGAGATGCTGAGCTTGACAAGAAGGCCGCCTCTGTCGGTAATGAGTTGCGCCATATCCTCCACAGAGCTTCTGGCCAGTACCACATGAGCGTTTATGTCAACTACGCTTTTGGCAATGAAGATCCGATCAGCTGGTATGGAAAGGAGAACTGGCGGCAAGAGCGTCTGAAGAGTCTGAAGAACAAGTATGACCCCAAAGGAAAGTTCAGCTTCTTCGGTCCTGTGGCATAA